A window from Betta splendens chromosome 1, fBetSpl5.4, whole genome shotgun sequence encodes these proteins:
- the spred2a gene encoding sprouty-related, EVH1 domain-containing protein 2, producing MSEDTHPDDDSYIVRVKAVVMTRDESSGGWLAQDGCLSRVGVCRLLPAGLLGRSAFLIHGERVRDRQVILECFLKKDLVYTKATPTFHHWKVDNKKCGLTFQSPADARAFDRGVRKALEDLTEGSTTSSSTLQNEAELGDDDVFTTATDSSSNSSQRREPAMLSFHDPRRHHCILGHFYEQHRPSDHHYLDQAMHMFPRGVSFQVEEEEVVRINPRERAWLSGYEDYRHATATRAKRAQSPDAYVHFTKSETAKLNYTYPYPLSGQVELVVTVQPRHVQAKGKRRQQDGGRLRCVYCQDMFQQGENGPGRCQEAPDPVQTCIRRVSFMWCADSLLYHCMSDPEGDYSDPCSCDTSDGRFCLRWTALLGLSLLAPCMCCYAPLRACYRCGVACRCCGGRHKAVG from the exons TGACAGCTACATTGTGCGCGTGAAAGCCGTGGTGATGACCAGAGACGAGTCGAGTGGTGGCTGGTTGGCGCAGGATGGCTGCCTGAGCAGAGTGGGCGTGTGCAGGCTGTTGCCGGCCGGACTACTGGGACGCAGCGCTTTCCTGATTCATGGAGAACGTgttagagacagacag gTGATCCTGGAGTGCTTCCTGAAGAAGGATCTGGTCTATACGAAGGCAACGCCCACATTCCACCACTGGAAGGTGGACAACAAGAAATGTGGCCTGACCTTCCAGAGCCCCGCTGATGCCCGAGCGTTCGACCGAGGGGTGAGGAAGGCCCTGGAGGACCTGACAGAAG GCTCCACCACGTCTTCATCAACGCTGCAGAACGAGGCAGAGCTTGGAGATGATGACGTCTTCACG ACTGCCACCGACAGCTCGTCCAACTCGTCCCAGAGGAGAGAGCCAGCGATGCTCAGCTTCCACGACCCCCGACGGCACCACTGCATCTTGGGACATTTTTATGAGCAGCACCGTCCGTCCGACCATCACTACTTGGACCAG GCGATGCACATGTTTCCACGTGGTGTCAGCttccaggtggaggaggaggaggtcgtccgCATCAACCCCCGAGAGCGAGCGTGGCTGAGCGGCTACGAGGACTATCGTCACGCCACCGCCACGCGAGCCAAACGGGCCCAAAGTCCTGATGCCTACGTCCACTTCACCAAGAGCGAGACGGCTAAGCTCAACTACACGTACCCGTACCCGCTGAGTGGCcaggtggagctggtggtgaCGGTGCAGCCGCGGCATGTGCAGGCTAAAGGCaagcggcggcagcaggacgGTGGGCGCCTGCGCTGCGTTTACTGCCAGGACATGTTCCAGCAGGGGGAAAACGGGCCGGGCCGCTGCCAGGAGGCCCCGGACCCAGTTCAGACGTGCATCCGGCGGGTCAGCTTCATGTGGTGTGCGGACAGCCTGCTGTACCATTGCATGTCGGACCCGGAGGGCGACTATTCGGACCCCTGCTCCTGCGACACCAGCGACGGACGCTTCTGCCTGCGCTGGACGGCGCTGCTGGGCCTGTCTCTGCTGGCGCCCTGCATGTGCTGCTACGCCCCCCTCCGGGCCTGCTACCGCTGCGGCGTGGCCTGTCGCTGCTGCGGGGGCCGGCACAAAGCTGTGGGCTGA